In Sulfuritortus calidifontis, the sequence CCGAGCAGGAGGCGCTGAAGAAGGGCATGGAAGCGAAGTCGATCGAGTTCGTCGAGCAGGGCGCCGAGGTTTACCACAAGGTTTGACCTGACGCCGCGCGGCGGCCGCGTTAACAGGCCGTTGAAAAACTACTGCGGTGGGCCATCTGCGGCGTTGCGCGGTGCTCGCTCCCTCGCCTATCTATTTTGATATGTCTCGGTCGCTGCGCTCCGTGCGCCTTGCATCTGGCCATCCTCGCTACGTTTTTCAACGGCCTGTTAAGATACGCGGCGATGACGCCCCCTGACGGCCCCCCGCCCACCGCCCTCGCGCCCAAGCCCAACTGGCTGGACCGGCTCAAGCGCCGGCAGGTCGCCTATCGCGACGTCTGGCTCGGCCGTCTGATCCTGTTCGGCGGCGCCGTCGGCATCGGCCTGCTGGCCGTGCTGTTCGCCTGGCTCACCGAGTGGTGCGTGGAGCTGCTGCACGACCTCAACAGCGAATACCCCGGCTGGGTCTTCGTCTCCGCCCCGCTCGGCGGCGCCCTCATCGTCTGGCTCACCCGGCGCTTCTTCCCGGGCGCCGAGGGCAGCGGCATCCCCCAGGTCCTGGCCGAGATGGCCCAGCACGGCAGCCACAGCCGGCTGGGCCGGCCCCTGCTCTCGCTGCGCATCGTGTTCGGCAAGATCGCCCTCGGCGCCGGCGCCGTCTTCGCCGGCTTTTCCACCGGACGCGAGGGTCCCATGGTCCAGATCGGGGCCGCGCTCATGCACGCCATCGGCGACCATCTGCCCAAGCGGCTGCAGGTCAGCCGTCAGCACCTGCTCGCGGCCGGCGGCGCGGCCGGCATCGCCGCCGCCTTCAACACGCCCCTGGCCGGCATCCTGTTCGCCATCGAGGAACTCGCGCGCGGTCTGGAATGGCGCATGAGCGGCCTGATCATCACCGCCATCGTCATCGCCGGCATCGTCGCCCAGGCCTATTTCGGCACCTACACCTATTTCGGCTGGCTCAACACCAGCGGCGTGGACACCTCGGAACACCCCATCGCGCTCCTGCTCGCCGCCGCCCTGGTCTGCGGCGTGGCCGGCGGCCTGTTCGCCCGCCTCTCCCTCCTGATAGCCCGCGGCCTGCCGGGCCGGCTGGGCGATTGGCGCCGGCACCACCCCATCTGGTTCGCCGCCGGCTGCGGCCTGCTGATCGCCGGCATCGGCTGGCTCTCGGGCGACCTCACCTACGGTACCGGCTACGGCGAGGCCAAGCACATGCTGATGGAGCCGGACGCCGAGGACATGCCCTGGCACTTCGGCCTGGACAAGTTCGCCGCCACCCTGATCTCCTTCGCCAGCGGCGTACCCGGCGGCATCTTCGCGCCCTCGCTCTCGATCGGCGCCGGCCTGGGCCAGAACCTGCACTTCCTGGCCGAGGCGGAAGACATGGCCGCGGTGACCAGCGCCCTGTGCATGGCCGGCTTCCTCGCCGCCGTCACCCAGGCCCCGATCACCGCCTTCGTCATCGTCATGGAGATGATCGACGGCTATGCCCTGGTCACCCATCTGATGATCGTCTCCCTGCTCGCCTCGGTCATCTCGCGCGCCATCAGCCCGCCGCTCTACCGCAGCCTGGCGGCGATCTACCTGCGCCACGGCAACCCGACCGAGCCCGGCCCCAAGGCGGAGGCCGGCAAATGAGCGCCATCCGCTGCCGCTCGGGCTGCGCCGCCTGCTGCATCGCCCCTTCCATCGCCAGCCCTATCCCCGGCATGCCGCAAGGCAAGCCCGCCGGCGTGCCCTGCATCCAGCTCACGCCCGACCTGCGCTGCGCCCTGTTCGGCCGGCCCGAGCGGCCGGCCTTCTGCGCCGGCCTGGCGCCATCCCGCGAGATGTGCGGCGACGACCGCGAGCAGGCCCTGGCCTGGCTCACCCGGCTCGAGCTGGAAACCCGCCCGGGC encodes:
- a CDS encoding chloride channel protein produces the protein MTPPDGPPPTALAPKPNWLDRLKRRQVAYRDVWLGRLILFGGAVGIGLLAVLFAWLTEWCVELLHDLNSEYPGWVFVSAPLGGALIVWLTRRFFPGAEGSGIPQVLAEMAQHGSHSRLGRPLLSLRIVFGKIALGAGAVFAGFSTGREGPMVQIGAALMHAIGDHLPKRLQVSRQHLLAAGGAAGIAAAFNTPLAGILFAIEELARGLEWRMSGLIITAIVIAGIVAQAYFGTYTYFGWLNTSGVDTSEHPIALLLAAALVCGVAGGLFARLSLLIARGLPGRLGDWRRHHPIWFAAGCGLLIAGIGWLSGDLTYGTGYGEAKHMLMEPDAEDMPWHFGLDKFAATLISFASGVPGGIFAPSLSIGAGLGQNLHFLAEAEDMAAVTSALCMAGFLAAVTQAPITAFVIVMEMIDGYALVTHLMIVSLLASVISRAISPPLYRSLAAIYLRHGNPTEPGPKAEAGK
- a CDS encoding YkgJ family cysteine cluster protein, with translation MSAIRCRSGCAACCIAPSIASPIPGMPQGKPAGVPCIQLTPDLRCALFGRPERPAFCAGLAPSREMCGDDREQALAWLTRLELETRPGMPT